In Dehalococcoidia bacterium, a single window of DNA contains:
- a CDS encoding NAD(P)H-dependent glycerol-3-phosphate dehydrogenase has translation MAVVAFTGATAWGMTLAWLLARNGHAARIVTRTSEEAREINGNRRAPRMPSLELPFHLVATSDTRTAIHGADVIVIAVPSQSIRENARAIRDAIAPRTLVVHATKGLERTSAKRVSEMLLEELPQEDEGDICALSGPNLASEIARGLPAATVIAGRNPANVERAQSLFHSAAFRVYASSDVAGVELAGSLKNVVAIVAGIADGLGVGDNAKAGIITRALAEITRLGVAAGGMPATFAGLAGIGDVMATCYSPLSRNRSFGEAIAQGASEPEARARSEGVVEGIDATASACVLGERLRIDLPITQSLRAVLFEEATTASMIARLLEREPTREA, from the coding sequence ATCGCCGTCGTAGCCTTCACCGGCGCGACGGCCTGGGGTATGACGCTCGCGTGGCTGCTGGCGCGCAACGGCCATGCCGCCCGCATCGTCACGCGCACAAGCGAAGAGGCGCGCGAGATCAACGGCAACCGCCGCGCGCCGCGCATGCCGTCGCTCGAACTGCCATTCCATCTCGTCGCGACGAGCGATACGCGCACGGCGATCCACGGCGCCGACGTGATCGTAATCGCTGTGCCGTCGCAGTCGATCCGCGAGAACGCGAGAGCGATCCGCGACGCGATCGCGCCTCGCACCCTCGTCGTACATGCGACCAAGGGGCTCGAGCGCACATCGGCAAAGCGCGTGTCGGAAATGTTGCTGGAAGAACTGCCACAGGAAGATGAGGGCGACATCTGCGCTCTCTCCGGTCCGAATCTTGCGTCCGAGATCGCGCGCGGCCTTCCGGCGGCGACGGTCATTGCGGGCCGGAATCCGGCGAACGTTGAGCGTGCGCAATCGCTGTTTCACAGCGCGGCGTTTCGAGTCTACGCGTCGAGCGACGTGGCGGGCGTCGAGCTTGCGGGCTCCCTGAAGAATGTCGTCGCGATCGTCGCGGGCATCGCCGATGGCCTCGGCGTCGGCGACAACGCGAAAGCGGGCATCATCACGCGCGCGCTGGCCGAGATCACGCGGCTCGGCGTCGCCGCGGGCGGAATGCCGGCGACCTTCGCCGGGCTCGCAGGCATAGGCGACGTGATGGCGACTTGCTATAGCCCGCTGAGCCGCAACCGCAGCTTCGGAGAAGCGATCGCTCAAGGCGCATCGGAGCCGGAGGCGCGTGCGCGTTCGGAGGGCGTCGTCGAAGGCATCGATGCGACGGCTTCGGCGTGCGTGCTCGGCGAGCGCCTGCGCATCGACCTGCCAATCACGCAGAGCCTGCGTGCGGTGTTGTTCGAGGAAGCGACGACCGCATCGATGATCGCGCGGCTGCTCGAGCGGGAGCCAACGCGGGAGGCGTAG
- the plsY gene encoding glycerol-3-phosphate 1-O-acyltransferase PlsY translates to MWAIPLAAVVGYLIGSIPVGLIVGRVTRGIDVRDYGSGVTGATNVMRTSGMKAGVVVIVADIAKGIVPVYLGQGLARLADIGTTDDRAWVAAAAGFAAVCGHIWPVFANFRGGRAVASGYGAALAMNPLAALAMIPVAALVVGATRIMSVMSISMAPALAVVFIALATIDVSPWAYAAYATGAAALIVYKHRPNIERLLAGAEPKIGRGGDKRAHPVEEERAPSPS, encoded by the coding sequence GTGTGGGCGATTCCACTCGCCGCCGTTGTCGGATATCTGATCGGGTCGATTCCGGTCGGGCTGATCGTCGGGCGCGTCACGCGCGGCATCGACGTGCGCGACTATGGCAGCGGCGTCACCGGCGCGACGAACGTCATGCGCACGTCCGGCATGAAGGCGGGTGTCGTCGTGATCGTCGCGGATATCGCGAAGGGCATCGTGCCCGTGTATCTCGGGCAAGGCCTTGCGCGGCTCGCGGATATCGGGACGACAGATGACCGCGCTTGGGTCGCGGCCGCCGCCGGCTTCGCCGCCGTGTGCGGGCACATCTGGCCGGTATTCGCGAATTTCCGCGGCGGGCGCGCCGTCGCGAGCGGCTACGGCGCGGCGCTCGCGATGAACCCGCTGGCGGCGCTGGCGATGATCCCGGTAGCCGCGCTGGTGGTCGGCGCGACGCGGATCATGTCCGTGATGTCGATCAGCATGGCGCCTGCACTCGCCGTGGTGTTCATCGCCCTGGCGACGATCGATGTCAGCCCGTGGGCGTACGCGGCGTACGCGACGGGCGCCGCGGCGCTTATCGTATACAAGCATCGCCCGAACATCGAGCGACTGCTCGCGGGCGCTGAGCCGAAGATCGGCCGAGGCGGCGACAAGCGCGCCCACCCCGTCGAAGAGGAACGAGCGCCATCGCCGTCGTAG
- a CDS encoding lysylphosphatidylglycerol synthase transmembrane domain-containing protein has protein sequence MQSRLFAAVRIVVTLAIVAGLIVKLSPGDLRDTARDADPWLLIASAALMFAVQFLVAIKWLVLLRARDVQQPFLRVARMYCIGNLLSNVLPTAVGGDVYRVYRMQREAQARAADVTMSVLYERATGYGAMTCLGALGAAFHYGNVAIGFLALAGGASAALVLAFVLPRMPFPAIQHDHFLRNLLAHRRELVAVYQMSVFSLAIQALYISTIALAGRALGIEVSWWYWAFATWVVAIALLLPVTLGGLGVRESSYSALLNHAGATSAQGASVGFALGVLLIVSNAFGLLLVEAAERLQVRDRRTEPAPVGPNPSA, from the coding sequence ATGCAGAGCCGCCTGTTCGCCGCGGTCCGCATCGTCGTCACGCTCGCAATTGTCGCCGGGCTGATCGTCAAGCTGTCTCCCGGCGACCTGCGCGATACCGCGCGCGACGCCGATCCCTGGCTGCTCATCGCGTCAGCCGCGTTGATGTTCGCCGTCCAGTTCCTCGTGGCGATCAAGTGGCTCGTGCTGCTGCGCGCGCGCGATGTTCAGCAGCCGTTCCTGCGCGTGGCGCGTATGTACTGCATCGGCAACCTGTTGAGCAACGTATTGCCGACGGCCGTAGGCGGCGACGTCTACCGCGTGTATCGCATGCAGCGCGAGGCGCAGGCGCGCGCCGCCGACGTGACGATGAGCGTGCTGTACGAGCGCGCGACCGGATACGGCGCGATGACCTGCCTGGGCGCGCTCGGCGCGGCGTTCCACTATGGCAACGTCGCGATCGGTTTCCTCGCCCTCGCCGGCGGCGCGAGCGCCGCGCTCGTGCTTGCGTTCGTGCTGCCGCGCATGCCGTTCCCGGCGATTCAGCACGATCATTTCCTGCGCAATCTGCTCGCCCACCGCCGCGAACTGGTCGCCGTGTACCAGATGTCGGTGTTCTCTCTCGCCATCCAGGCGCTCTACATCTCGACGATCGCGCTGGCCGGGCGCGCCCTCGGCATCGAGGTGTCGTGGTGGTACTGGGCCTTCGCGACGTGGGTCGTCGCGATCGCCCTGTTGTTGCCGGTCACGCTCGGCGGCCTGGGCGTTCGCGAATCGAGCTACTCAGCGCTCCTGAATCACGCCGGCGCGACGTCTGCGCAGGGCGCGTCGGTCGGATTTGCACTCGGCGTGCTGCTCATCGTCTCCAACGCGTTCGGACTGCTGCTCGTCGAGGCGGCGGAACGGCTGCAGGTCCGCGACCGGCGAACGGAACCGGCGCCTGTCGGCCCCAACCCGTCCGCCTAA